Proteins from a genomic interval of Paenibacillus sp. FSL H8-0048:
- a CDS encoding DUF1450 domain-containing protein, with protein sequence MANDIRLCDECNHIKMKSIVPKLLKMAPDAEIKTGCISYCGPCGKRPFVYINGRYISGPTEDEVLAKAEAFVKRPVEKK encoded by the coding sequence ATGGCTAACGATATAAGATTATGTGACGAGTGCAATCATATCAAAATGAAAAGCATCGTGCCCAAGCTGCTGAAGATGGCACCGGATGCCGAAATCAAGACAGGCTGCATCTCCTACTGCGGACCGTGCGGCAAACGCCCGTTCGTCTACATTAACGGCCGCTACATCAGCGGCCCGACGGAAGACGAGGTGCTGGCCAAAGCGGAAGCCTTCGTCAAACGGCCGGTGGAAAAGAAGTAA
- a CDS encoding family 16 glycoside hydrolase, with protein sequence MTTRGYRSGAMNPAQGKPRRWLYRFCLPGLTGLLLFSLLAGMSAPVAEAAGTTYYVDAAQGSDTNPGTGEAAAWKTLGKVNGVTFSPGDRILLKAGSVWNDQYLDLHGSGTEGNPITVDRYGSGDKPLIHFGNTAVGGEGFGVRLRNVSYWEVNNLEITSGQHATDMRRSGVLVVGEGSGAGNFRHITIRNLDIHDIFGTDRRTGGINFHARGAGSAPESTWDGILIENNTITNVADTGIQTMTDAFLNSAWTHKFDAFRGVVIRGNTVERIHRDGILVRAAVSPLIEYNQTKSIGEACDIDPAVVNYLENIAVVAAQWAYYTTGAVFQYNEASDTRMLEGDGQPWDFDVEVHDSIYQYNYSYNNQGGTLLVMNNTNNNIFRYNISQDDLDGNGAFHLVSGGGNLQIYNNIIYRSGTQNRALTHASNTGMVNYTNNIFYNTAAGQYTNSPRMTYSHNSFYGANANVPSDPYKITGNPGLVSPGTATGRDSADGYKLLPSSPLIHAGVAVPDNGGLDYFGNPLYNGAPDVGAFEFQGSITPPAVLLQEDFENNDYAGWTTSGGAWSVADDVTKAFSQNSGTGEALAYTGDAAWRNYTYSARVKLLNAFGNAGLLFRYADASNYYMFRLNDSGDKAELFKKTAGTLTMVSSTNTPVTPGQWMELKVTVSGSTVTAYAGGVQLLQWTDTAVPPAGGKIGLRMHSSTARIDDVKVTE encoded by the coding sequence ATGACAACAAGAGGGTATCGCAGTGGAGCTATGAATCCGGCACAAGGCAAGCCGCGCAGGTGGCTATACCGTTTCTGTTTGCCGGGACTAACCGGCTTGCTGCTGTTCAGTCTGCTTGCAGGCATGTCAGCCCCGGTCGCTGAGGCGGCTGGAACCACCTATTACGTCGATGCTGCCCAGGGCAGCGATACCAATCCAGGTACAGGTGAAGCGGCAGCCTGGAAGACGCTGGGCAAGGTGAACGGTGTGACCTTCAGCCCGGGCGACCGGATTCTTTTGAAGGCAGGCAGCGTATGGAATGATCAGTATCTGGACCTGCATGGCTCCGGGACAGAGGGGAATCCGATAACTGTTGACCGCTACGGGAGCGGGGACAAGCCATTGATCCACTTCGGCAACACAGCTGTGGGCGGGGAGGGCTTCGGGGTCCGGCTGCGTAATGTCTCCTACTGGGAGGTTAATAATCTGGAGATTACAAGCGGGCAGCATGCCACCGACATGCGGCGGAGCGGAGTGCTGGTGGTCGGTGAAGGCTCAGGAGCCGGGAATTTCCGGCATATTACGATCCGCAATCTCGATATTCATGATATTTTCGGCACGGACCGCCGTACAGGGGGCATTAACTTTCATGCGCGCGGAGCAGGTTCCGCGCCAGAGAGTACCTGGGATGGCATCCTGATCGAGAATAACACTATAACGAATGTGGCGGATACGGGGATTCAGACGATGACGGATGCTTTTCTGAATAGTGCCTGGACGCATAAGTTCGACGCCTTCCGGGGTGTGGTCATCCGGGGCAATACCGTGGAGCGAATCCACCGGGACGGTATCCTGGTCAGAGCCGCCGTATCCCCGCTGATCGAATACAACCAGACGAAGTCCATCGGCGAAGCCTGCGATATTGATCCCGCAGTGGTAAATTATCTGGAAAACATAGCTGTCGTGGCCGCGCAGTGGGCCTATTATACAACTGGTGCCGTCTTCCAGTACAATGAGGCCTCGGATACCAGGATGCTGGAGGGGGACGGTCAGCCCTGGGACTTCGACGTTGAGGTGCATGACAGCATCTACCAGTACAATTACAGCTATAATAATCAGGGCGGCACGCTGCTCGTTATGAATAACACGAACAATAATATTTTCCGCTATAACATCAGTCAGGATGATCTGGACGGCAACGGGGCGTTCCATCTGGTGAGCGGCGGGGGCAACCTGCAAATCTACAACAATATCATCTACCGTTCCGGGACGCAGAACCGGGCGCTGACTCATGCGAGCAATACGGGAATGGTTAATTACACGAATAATATATTTTATAATACCGCCGCAGGCCAATATACGAACAGTCCAAGAATGACGTACAGCCATAACAGCTTCTACGGGGCGAATGCCAATGTCCCAAGCGATCCTTACAAAATCACCGGCAACCCCGGGCTAGTCAGCCCCGGCACCGCAACCGGACGCGATTCGGCAGACGGCTATAAGCTGCTCCCGTCCTCTCCGCTGATCCACGCAGGTGTAGCTGTGCCGGACAATGGGGGTCTCGATTACTTCGGGAATCCGCTTTATAACGGTGCGCCGGATGTGGGGGCGTTTGAATTCCAGGGTTCGATTACACCGCCTGCGGTGCTGTTACAGGAGGATTTCGAGAATAATGATTACGCCGGCTGGACTACCTCCGGGGGAGCCTGGAGTGTGGCCGATGATGTTACCAAGGCGTTCTCACAGAACTCCGGGACAGGTGAAGCACTTGCCTATACAGGCGATGCCGCCTGGAGGAATTATACGTATTCGGCCAGAGTCAAGCTGCTGAATGCTTTTGGCAACGCAGGCTTGCTATTCCGTTATGCGGACGCTTCCAATTACTATATGTTCCGACTGAATGATTCGGGCGACAAGGCGGAGCTGTTCAAAAAAACCGCCGGCACGCTCACCATGGTCAGCAGCACGAATACTCCCGTTACACCTGGCCAGTGGATGGAGCTGAAGGTAACAGTCAGCGGCAGTACGGTTACCGCCTACGCTGGAGGTGTCCAGCTGCTTCAGTGGACGGATACGGCGGTACCACCGGCCGGAGGAAAGATCGGTCTGCGGATGCATTCCAGCACCGCACGGATCGACGATGTTAAGGTGACGGAGTGA
- a CDS encoding HesB/IscA family protein, which yields MNVKITRNAAKVIKKTMELEGNSELKLRVAITHAHGDHAHYGLDLDTPKENDVVVSTDKDIDVILDPNQPLLDGVKIDYLYLPEEGFVITNPSKGNHGDH from the coding sequence ATGAACGTCAAAATTACCCGCAACGCGGCTAAAGTGATAAAGAAGACCATGGAACTTGAAGGCAACAGCGAGCTTAAACTTCGTGTAGCGATTACACATGCCCATGGCGACCATGCCCACTACGGACTGGATCTGGACACGCCTAAGGAGAACGATGTAGTAGTCTCCACTGACAAGGATATCGATGTGATTCTTGATCCGAACCAGCCGCTGCTGGACGGGGTGAAGATTGATTATCTCTACTTGCCGGAAGAAGGCTTTGTGATTACTAATCCGTCTAAAGGAAATCATGGCGATCACTAG